A window of Saccharomyces eubayanus strain FM1318 chromosome XII, whole genome shotgun sequence contains these coding sequences:
- the EMP46 gene encoding Emp46p gives MNLINGLIWLYICICIVQAKVTSKDALKWNREFSLPNLLELKDPQKELSQWSLTDKVKLEEGRFILTPGKNTKGSLWMKQDYKIQEAVTVEWTFRSIGFRGSTRGGLAFWFEQGKSGDGTEVFGGSSKKFDGLMILLHLDDKLGESVTAYLNDGATDFDAKSASHFASCLFQYQDSMVPSTLRLTYDPQSDHLLKLQMDNRVCFQTRKIKFMDKTPFRIGVSAVNDASKESFEILMMKLYDGVIKDSLIPNVNPMGQPRVVTKVVNTQTGEESFKERMPFDGKRESITSNELFEKMNRLEGKIMANDVNPLLAKMNKIVENERELFEHLRQVLDLKKAGGRLDLGDDSFQDFLSMNANLDKLIKEQQRFRLESKLHGEEGGGHNEIFSKIFIWLIPLIFIMLTLTYYMFRINQDIKKVKLL, from the coding sequence ATGAATCTGATCAATGGTTTAATATGGCTTTACATATGCATATGTATAGTGCAGGCCAAAGTCACATCCAAGGATGCATTGAAATGGAATAGAGAATTTTCGTTGCCCAACTTACTAGAATTGAAAGATCCACAAAAGGAACTCTCGCAGTGGTCGTTAACGGACAAAGTCAAGCTTGAAGAAGGCAGGTTTATCTTGACCCCTGGGAAGAATACAAAGGGCTCGCTTTGGATGAAGCAAGATTACAAAATCCAGGAGGCAGTGACAGTAGAATGGACGTTTAGAAGTATTGGGTTCAGAGGCAGTACCAGGGGTGGGCTTGCGTTTTGGTTCGAACAGGGGAAGTCAGGAGATGGTACGGAGGTGTTTGGTGGAAGCTCCAAGAAATTTGATGGGTTGATGATTCTGTTACATTTAGATGACAAGTTAGGCGAAAGTGTGACAGCATATTTAAATGACGGAGCCACCGACTTCGACGCTAAGAGCGCTTCGCATTTTGCGTCATGCCTATTTCAATACCAGGATTCCATGGTACCATCCACATTAAGGTTGACGTATGACCCGCAAAGCGATCACTTATTGAAGTTGCAAATGGACAATAGAGTGTGCTTCCAGACAAGAAAGATCAAATTCATGGATAAGACCCCGTTCAGAATTGGGGTGAGTGCTGTAAACGATGCATCCAAAGAGTcgtttgaaattttgatgatgaagctTTATGACGGAGTCATCAAGGACTCGCTTATTCCCAACGTGAATCCGATGGGCCAGCCAAGAGTGGTCACAAAAGTGGTCAATACGCAAACGGGCGAAGAGAGTTTCAAGGAAAGGATGCCCTTCGATGGCAAGAGAGAAAGCATAACGAGCAACGAGCTTTTCGAGAAGATGAACCGGTTGGAAGGGAAAATTATGGCAAATGACGTCAACCCACTGCTCGCCAAGATGAACAAAATTGTGGAGAATGAGCGTGAACTGTTTGAGCACTTAAGACAGGTGCTTGATCTTAAAAAAGCGGGAGGAAGGCTGGACCTGGGCGATGACagttttcaagatttcCTGTCGATGAACGCAAACCTAGACAAACTAATAAAAGAGCAACAAAGATTCCGGCTAGAGTCCAAGCTGCACGGCGAGGAGGGCGGCGGCCATAACGAGATCTTCTCTAAGATATTCATTTGGCTGATCCCGTTGATTTTCATCATGCTCA